One genomic region from Salinicola endophyticus encodes:
- the lnt gene encoding apolipoprotein N-acyltransferase produces MPAALPLISARRPWPAYLAALVAGVLATLSFAPFHLWWLGPIAVALMALDQHRLTLGQATLRGWLFGVALFGSGASWVYVSIHDYGYTGVPLALFLTVLFVATLALFHALIFGLYRRFTTPRWAVLSFAGAWVLGEAFRSWAFTGFPWLLLGSAQVDSPLAPWAPVGGVYLLSLIVALSGTLLVAFCRRRWWAAAPLAALWLLPLLLPTHWTQQAADPLRFALLQGDLPQLSKWSPEGQRQAVNTYTRMTRELPDDVDVIVWPETALPMLAQQALPYLERLQATLPEQSALLTGIVQRDADERYYNAIIGVGATRGEYRKAHLVPFGEFLPLDFLLRGVIDFFNLPMSDFSAGADSQPPILTHGIAIGSAICYEIVYPDLVAERARDSNVLLTVSNDTWFGRSIGPLQHLQMARLRALENGRYVVRATSNGVTAIIDDQGRLRERAPQFTPASVVGEVVPMTGLTPFTRTGSWPAWGLALLLLLPGLTRRFQRA; encoded by the coding sequence ATGCCCGCCGCCCTACCCCTTATCTCCGCCCGCCGCCCATGGCCGGCCTATCTCGCCGCGCTGGTCGCCGGGGTGCTGGCCACGCTGAGCTTTGCCCCCTTTCATCTCTGGTGGCTGGGGCCGATCGCCGTCGCGCTGATGGCCCTCGACCAGCACCGCCTGACCCTGGGCCAGGCCACCCTGCGCGGATGGCTGTTCGGGGTCGCGCTGTTCGGTAGCGGCGCTTCCTGGGTCTATGTCTCGATCCACGACTACGGCTACACCGGGGTACCGCTGGCGCTGTTCCTGACCGTGCTCTTCGTCGCCACCCTGGCGCTGTTCCACGCCCTGATCTTCGGTCTCTACCGGCGCTTCACCACGCCACGCTGGGCCGTGTTGAGCTTCGCCGGCGCCTGGGTACTGGGCGAGGCCTTCCGTAGCTGGGCCTTCACCGGCTTCCCCTGGCTGCTGCTGGGCAGCGCCCAGGTCGACTCGCCGCTGGCGCCCTGGGCGCCGGTCGGCGGGGTCTATCTGCTGTCGTTGATCGTGGCGCTCTCCGGCACCCTGCTGGTGGCCTTCTGCCGCCGCCGCTGGTGGGCCGCGGCCCCCCTCGCCGCGCTCTGGCTGCTGCCGCTGCTGCTGCCGACCCACTGGACCCAGCAGGCCGCCGACCCGCTTCGCTTCGCACTGCTCCAGGGCGATCTGCCCCAGCTCAGCAAGTGGAGCCCCGAGGGCCAGCGCCAGGCGGTCAACACCTATACCCGCATGACCCGCGAGCTGCCCGACGACGTCGATGTGATCGTCTGGCCGGAAACCGCGCTGCCGATGCTGGCGCAGCAGGCGCTGCCCTATCTGGAGCGGCTGCAGGCAACGCTGCCCGAGCAGAGCGCGCTGCTCACCGGGATCGTCCAGCGCGATGCCGATGAGCGCTACTACAACGCCATCATCGGTGTCGGCGCCACCCGCGGCGAGTACCGCAAGGCGCACCTGGTACCGTTCGGCGAGTTCCTGCCGCTCGACTTCCTGCTGCGTGGGGTGATCGACTTCTTCAACCTGCCGATGTCGGACTTCAGCGCCGGCGCCGACTCGCAGCCGCCGATCCTGACCCATGGCATCGCCATCGGCAGCGCCATCTGCTACGAGATCGTCTACCCGGATCTGGTCGCCGAGCGCGCGCGTGACAGCAACGTGCTGCTCACCGTCTCCAACGACACCTGGTTTGGACGCTCGATCGGCCCGCTGCAGCACCTGCAGATGGCCCGTCTGCGTGCACTGGAGAACGGCCGCTACGTGGTCCGCGCCACCAGCAACGGGGTCACCGCGATCATCGACGACCAGGGCCGGCTGCGCGAACGCGCGCCCCAGTTCACTCCCGCCAGCGTGGTCGGCGAGGTGGTCCCGATGACCGGGCTGACGCCCTTCACGCGCACCGGCAGCTGGCCGGCCTGGGGGCTTGCGCTGCTGCTGCTGCTGCCGGGTCTGACCCGCCGCTTCCAGCGCGCCTGA
- a CDS encoding DUF1820 family protein, whose amino-acid sequence MSSKPVYRVVFHNQGEVWELYAREIFQSDLWGFIEVEAFVFEDQSKVVVDPSAEKLRRTFDGVSRSYIPYSAIVRIDEVERGGVAKAVKAEGNVAEFPRPMAWPPREDS is encoded by the coding sequence ATGTCGTCCAAGCCGGTCTATCGGGTGGTCTTCCACAATCAAGGGGAAGTGTGGGAACTCTACGCCCGCGAGATCTTTCAGAGTGACCTGTGGGGATTCATCGAAGTGGAGGCGTTCGTCTTCGAGGATCAGTCGAAGGTCGTCGTCGATCCCAGCGCCGAGAAGCTGCGGCGCACCTTCGATGGCGTCAGCCGCAGCTACATCCCCTACAGCGCGATCGTGCGTATCGACGAGGTCGAGCGCGGCGGGGTGGCCAAGGCGGTCAAGGCCGAGGGCAATGTCGCCGAATTCCCGCGCCCGATGGCGTGGCCGCCGCGCGAGGACAGCTGA
- a CDS encoding thiopurine S-methyltransferase, translating into MQIDWLRRWREGRIGFHRDAPHAALVNHWPQLGLAPGAKVLVPLCGKSHDMRWLAAQAHPVLGVELSPLAVDQFIGEGALPALRYAQAGFSCVRQGRIELWCGDFFRFHVEQAAELAAFYDRAALIALPRATRQRYAHHLAQLFLPGTQGLLVTLSHADGEQGPPYSVDAAEVERLLGPNFALQRLDGPGEPDAKGACETVWHLLRRGPCR; encoded by the coding sequence ATGCAGATCGACTGGCTGAGACGCTGGCGCGAGGGGCGCATCGGGTTTCATCGCGACGCCCCGCATGCCGCTCTGGTGAATCACTGGCCGCAGCTGGGGCTGGCCCCCGGAGCCAAGGTGCTGGTGCCGCTGTGCGGCAAGAGCCACGACATGCGCTGGCTGGCGGCGCAGGCGCATCCGGTGCTGGGTGTGGAGTTGTCGCCGCTGGCGGTGGATCAGTTCATCGGCGAGGGGGCACTGCCGGCCCTGCGCTATGCCCAGGCCGGTTTCTCCTGCGTGCGGCAGGGGCGGATCGAGCTGTGGTGCGGTGACTTCTTCCGCTTCCACGTCGAGCAGGCCGCCGAACTCGCGGCCTTCTACGACCGCGCCGCGCTGATCGCGCTGCCGCGTGCCACGCGGCAGCGTTACGCCCACCATCTGGCCCAGCTGTTCCTGCCGGGTACCCAGGGGCTGCTGGTCACCCTGAGCCACGCCGACGGCGAGCAGGGGCCGCCCTACAGCGTCGACGCTGCGGAAGTCGAGCGGCTGCTGGGTCCCAACTTCGCCCTGCAGCGGCTGGATGGCCCGGGTGAACCCGACGCCAAGGGGGCCTGCGAGACGGTGTGGCATCTGCTGCGACGTGGGCCGTGCCGCTGA
- a CDS encoding HlyC/CorC family transporter → MSEDRSSSQNSRSWLEKLISTFSSDFDEPSSREELLTFLREAGPKLNLDQDALTIIEGAFQISDQQVREVMIPRSQVTAVCVDQRPEDCLPIILETAHSRYPVIDDNLDDVLGILLVKDLLPLLKRNSQEREAFSLRDVLRPAMFVPESKRLNSLLKEFRDTHNHMAVVVDEYGGTAGIVTIEDILEQIVGDIEDEHDTDEEEDIRDLGDGTFAVRALTPIEDFNEQFGTEFSDEEFDTVGGLIMQRFGHLPRRNEHTDLGQWRFTVLNADNRRIRLLQARPVPAALEQERARHVEG, encoded by the coding sequence ATGAGCGAAGACCGATCGAGTAGCCAGAACAGTCGATCCTGGCTGGAAAAGCTGATCAGTACCTTCTCGAGCGATTTCGACGAGCCCAGCTCCCGCGAGGAGCTGCTCACCTTCCTGCGTGAAGCGGGGCCCAAGCTCAACCTCGACCAGGACGCCCTGACCATCATCGAGGGCGCCTTCCAGATCAGCGACCAGCAGGTGCGCGAGGTGATGATTCCGCGCTCGCAAGTCACCGCGGTGTGCGTCGACCAGCGCCCGGAAGACTGCCTGCCGATCATTCTGGAGACCGCCCACTCGCGCTACCCGGTGATCGACGACAACCTGGATGACGTGCTCGGCATCCTGCTGGTCAAGGATCTGCTGCCGCTGCTCAAGCGCAACAGCCAGGAGCGCGAGGCGTTTTCGCTGCGTGACGTGCTGCGTCCGGCGATGTTCGTGCCCGAGTCCAAGCGTCTCAACAGCCTGCTCAAGGAGTTCCGCGATACCCATAACCATATGGCGGTCGTGGTCGACGAGTACGGCGGTACTGCCGGTATCGTCACCATCGAGGATATCCTCGAGCAGATCGTCGGCGACATCGAGGACGAACACGACACCGACGAGGAAGAGGACATTCGCGATCTCGGCGACGGCACCTTCGCGGTGCGTGCGCTCACCCCGATCGAGGATTTCAACGAGCAGTTCGGCACCGAGTTCTCCGACGAGGAGTTCGACACCGTCGGCGGTCTGATCATGCAGCGCTTCGGCCATCTGCCGAGGCGCAACGAGCACACCGATCTAGGCCAGTGGCGCTTCACCGTGCTCAACGCCGACAACCGGCGCATCCGCCTGCTGCAGGCGCGTCCGGTACCCGCGGCGCTGGAGCAGGAGCGCGCACGCCACGTCGAGGGCTGA
- the ybeY gene encoding rRNA maturation RNase YbeY yields MTLEIDRQVAVADAAAAELPGLADLEAWVARVLDHVEEPRRELTVRFVERDESQQLNRDYRGKDKPTNVLSFPFEAPPGIELGLLGDLVICHAVVAAEAAEQGKSCHDHYAHLVIHGCLHLLGYDHIDDAEAEEMEALERTLLAGIGIADPYREERSEDASDA; encoded by the coding sequence GTGACCCTCGAGATCGATCGCCAGGTCGCGGTGGCCGACGCGGCCGCCGCCGAGCTGCCCGGCCTCGCCGACCTCGAGGCCTGGGTCGCGCGGGTCCTCGACCACGTCGAGGAGCCGCGCCGCGAACTCACCGTGCGCTTCGTCGAACGTGACGAAAGCCAACAGCTCAATCGCGACTACCGCGGCAAGGACAAGCCCACCAACGTGCTCTCGTTTCCCTTCGAGGCGCCGCCGGGCATCGAGCTGGGCCTGCTCGGCGATCTGGTGATCTGCCACGCCGTGGTGGCCGCCGAAGCCGCCGAACAGGGCAAGTCCTGCCACGATCACTACGCCCATCTGGTAATACATGGCTGCTTGCATTTGCTCGGCTATGACCATATAGATGACGCAGAGGCCGAAGAGATGGAAGCGCTGGAGCGCACTCTGCTGGCCGGGATCGGCATTGCCGACCCCTATCGGGAGGAGCGGTCGGAAGACGCGTCGGACGCCTGA
- a CDS encoding PhoH family protein, translating into MRLASLCGQRDEHLKLIETRLGVTLRNRGNTFQLAGPEASVKAAANVLEHLYRETEAEELLPDTVHLYLQESGIEALEEETGDLEEGGILIRTPRALIKPRGFNQQGYVASIRRHDINFGIGPAGTGKTYLAVAAAVEALNRQEVRRILLVRPAVEAGEKLGFLPGDLAQKIDPYLRPLYDALYEMLGFEQVNKLIERQIIEIAPLAYMRGRTLNNAFIILDESQNTTREQMKMFLTRIGFGSTAVITGDASQVDLPRGSSSGLIHVLEVLRDTAGIGITQFAPKDVVRHPLVQRIIEAYDLHEASEEAADRKRREERRQARLEASAARDGGAS; encoded by the coding sequence ATGCGCCTCGCCAGCCTGTGCGGGCAGCGCGACGAACACCTCAAGCTGATCGAAACGCGCCTCGGCGTGACGCTGCGCAACCGCGGCAACACCTTCCAGCTCGCCGGCCCCGAGGCCAGCGTCAAGGCTGCTGCCAACGTGCTCGAACACCTCTACCGTGAGACCGAGGCCGAGGAGCTGCTCCCCGATACTGTCCACCTCTATCTGCAGGAATCCGGGATCGAGGCGCTCGAGGAGGAGACCGGCGATCTCGAGGAAGGCGGTATCCTGATCCGCACGCCGCGGGCGCTGATCAAGCCCCGCGGCTTCAATCAGCAGGGCTATGTCGCCAGCATCCGCCGCCACGATATCAACTTCGGTATCGGTCCAGCGGGCACCGGCAAGACCTACCTGGCGGTGGCCGCGGCGGTCGAGGCGCTCAATCGCCAGGAAGTGCGCCGCATCCTGCTGGTGCGCCCGGCGGTCGAGGCGGGTGAGAAGCTGGGCTTCCTGCCCGGCGACCTGGCGCAGAAGATCGATCCCTACCTGCGCCCGCTCTACGACGCGCTCTACGAGATGCTCGGCTTTGAACAGGTCAACAAGCTGATCGAGCGCCAGATCATCGAGATCGCCCCGCTTGCCTACATGCGCGGGCGCACACTCAACAACGCTTTCATCATCCTCGACGAGAGCCAGAACACCACGCGCGAGCAGATGAAGATGTTCCTGACGCGTATCGGCTTCGGCTCCACCGCGGTGATCACCGGCGACGCCAGCCAGGTCGACCTGCCGCGCGGGTCGAGTTCCGGCCTGATCCATGTGCTCGAAGTGCTGCGCGACACCGCGGGCATCGGCATTACCCAGTTCGCCCCCAAGGACGTGGTACGCCATCCCCTGGTGCAGCGCATCATCGAGGCCTACGATCTCCACGAAGCGAGCGAGGAAGCCGCCGATCGCAAGCGTCGCGAAGAGCGGCGTCAGGCGCGTCTGGAAGCCAGCGCCGCGCGTGACGGTGGTGCCTCGTGA
- a CDS encoding MFS transporter encodes MPNNNNHFDNSHFNNDHPDASHMAAQVDLSTLRKVIAASAIGNFVEWFDFAVYGFLAVVIANHFFPPGDPSLALLQTFAVFAVSFALRPLGGVFFGMLGDRIGRKRVLAMTVMLMAGATTLIGLLPTYASIGLLAPLALALARCIQGFSAGGEYAGACAFVMEHAPRTRKARYGSFVPVSTFAAFATAAALTYAISTLLSEQAMADWGWRVPFLIAAPLGLVGLYMRMRLDESPAFQALKAQHAVPHSPLGETLRSHGATIVCLSAFISATALSFYMFTTYFTTYMQVVGGASRTTALLASLGALLFAAALCPLIGRYADRVGRRRTILSAGIALIAAVFPAYTLAASGEWLSSMIGAALMAVGAVICGVVTAVLLSEQFPTRVRYTASALCYNVSYTIFGGTAPLVATWLIDSTGYHLAPAYYLIAITLLALWGGMRLPETADRALDADESTWRTVTPGREQPLAR; translated from the coding sequence GTGCCCAACAACAACAATCATTTCGACAACAGCCATTTCAACAACGACCATCCCGACGCCAGTCACATGGCAGCCCAGGTCGATCTTTCGACGCTGCGCAAGGTGATCGCCGCCTCGGCGATCGGCAATTTCGTCGAGTGGTTCGACTTCGCCGTCTACGGCTTCCTCGCCGTGGTGATCGCCAATCACTTCTTCCCGCCCGGCGACCCGTCGTTGGCATTGCTGCAGACCTTCGCCGTATTCGCGGTCTCGTTCGCCCTGCGCCCGCTCGGCGGCGTCTTCTTCGGTATGCTCGGCGATCGCATCGGCCGCAAGCGGGTGCTGGCGATGACCGTGATGTTGATGGCCGGCGCCACGACCCTGATCGGCCTGCTGCCGACCTATGCGAGCATCGGCCTGCTGGCGCCGCTGGCCCTGGCCCTGGCGCGCTGCATCCAGGGCTTCTCCGCCGGTGGCGAGTACGCCGGCGCCTGCGCCTTCGTGATGGAGCACGCGCCGCGCACGCGCAAGGCGCGCTACGGCAGTTTCGTGCCGGTCTCGACCTTCGCCGCCTTCGCCACCGCGGCGGCGCTCACCTACGCCATCAGTACGCTGCTCTCGGAGCAGGCCATGGCCGACTGGGGCTGGCGCGTGCCCTTTCTGATCGCCGCGCCGCTGGGTCTGGTCGGCCTCTACATGCGCATGCGCCTCGATGAGTCACCGGCCTTCCAGGCGCTCAAGGCGCAGCACGCGGTGCCCCACTCGCCGCTGGGCGAGACCCTGCGCTCCCACGGCGCCACCATCGTCTGCCTCAGCGCCTTCATCTCGGCGACGGCGCTGTCGTTCTACATGTTCACCACCTACTTCACGACCTACATGCAGGTGGTCGGCGGCGCGAGTCGTACCACGGCCCTGCTGGCAAGCCTTGGCGCACTGCTGTTCGCCGCCGCGCTGTGCCCGCTGATCGGCCGCTACGCCGACCGGGTCGGGCGCCGGCGCACCATCCTCTCCGCCGGTATCGCGCTAATCGCGGCGGTGTTCCCGGCCTACACCCTGGCCGCCAGCGGCGAGTGGCTGTCGTCGATGATCGGCGCGGCGCTGATGGCCGTGGGTGCAGTGATCTGCGGCGTGGTCACCGCGGTGCTGCTGTCGGAGCAGTTCCCCACCCGAGTGCGCTACACCGCCTCCGCACTCTGCTACAACGTCTCCTACACCATCTTCGGCGGCACCGCACCGCTGGTCGCCACCTGGTTGATCGACAGCACCGGCTACCATCTGGCCCCGGCCTACTATCTGATCGCGATCACGCTGCTGGCGCTGTGGGGCGGCATGCGTCTGCCGGAAACGGCGGACCGGGCGCTGGATGCCGACGAGTCGACCTGGCGCACGGTGACACCGGGTCGGGAACAGCCACTGGCGCGCTGA
- a CDS encoding VOC family protein translates to MTLSLVSPDEVRTAFSQAMSDMYRHEVPQYGTLLELVADINAKALAADPALEQTLVAGGELERLDVERHGAIRVGTAEELSLLRRVFALMGMEPVGYYDLSQAGVPVHSTAFRPVDEAALKRNPFRVFTSLLRLELISDDDLRRQAAAILAGRDIFTAQARELLDLGERQGGFDTHQAERFVEAILETFRWHQDATVDHATYQALHDAHRLVADVVCFRGPHINHLTPRTLDIDAAQAAMPAYGIDPKAVIEGPPPRRCPILLRQTSFKALEESIRFAGRDDGTHTARFGEIEQRGIALTRAGRERYDALLARSRELPPATDNATHQRQLGEVFAEFPDDHDSLRRQGLAYFRYRLSDTGHAALAAGETPPADLEGLIARHWVEALPITYEDFLPVSAAGIFQSNLGDTRHAAYASESNQAAFELALGRPVLDEFALYARLEEDSRERLRQQLGQ, encoded by the coding sequence ATGACGCTTTCCCTGGTATCCCCCGACGAGGTTCGCACCGCCTTTTCGCAGGCGATGTCCGACATGTACCGCCACGAGGTGCCGCAGTACGGCACCCTGCTCGAACTGGTCGCCGACATCAACGCCAAGGCCTTGGCGGCGGACCCGGCGCTGGAGCAGACGCTGGTCGCGGGCGGCGAGCTCGAGCGCCTCGACGTCGAGCGCCACGGCGCCATCCGTGTCGGCACCGCCGAGGAGCTGTCGCTGCTGCGCCGGGTCTTCGCCCTGATGGGCATGGAGCCGGTCGGCTACTACGATCTCTCCCAGGCCGGGGTTCCGGTCCACTCCACCGCGTTCCGCCCGGTCGACGAGGCGGCGCTCAAGCGCAATCCGTTCCGCGTCTTCACCTCGCTGCTGCGCCTCGAGCTGATCAGCGATGACGACCTGCGGCGCCAGGCCGCCGCCATCCTCGCCGGACGTGACATCTTCACTGCACAAGCGCGCGAGCTGCTCGATCTCGGCGAGCGCCAGGGGGGCTTCGACACCCACCAGGCCGAACGCTTCGTCGAGGCGATCCTGGAGACCTTCCGCTGGCACCAGGACGCCACCGTCGACCACGCCACCTATCAGGCGCTGCACGATGCCCACCGTCTGGTCGCCGACGTGGTCTGCTTCCGCGGCCCGCACATCAACCACCTGACGCCGCGCACCCTGGATATCGACGCCGCCCAGGCGGCGATGCCCGCCTACGGCATCGACCCCAAGGCGGTGATCGAGGGCCCGCCGCCGCGGCGCTGCCCGATCCTGCTGCGCCAGACCAGCTTCAAGGCGCTCGAGGAGTCGATCCGCTTCGCCGGTCGCGACGACGGAACCCATACCGCACGCTTCGGCGAGATCGAGCAGCGCGGCATCGCCTTGACCCGAGCCGGCCGCGAGCGCTACGACGCCCTGCTGGCGCGCTCGCGTGAGTTGCCGCCAGCGACCGACAACGCGACTCACCAGCGCCAGCTCGGCGAGGTATTCGCTGAGTTCCCCGACGACCACGACAGCCTGCGCCGACAGGGCCTGGCCTACTTCCGCTATCGCCTGAGCGATACCGGTCATGCCGCCCTGGCCGCGGGAGAGACGCCGCCGGCGGATCTGGAGGGGCTGATCGCCCGGCACTGGGTCGAGGCACTGCCGATCACCTACGAGGACTTCCTGCCAGTCAGCGCCGCCGGCATCTTCCAGTCCAATCTGGGCGATACCCGCCACGCGGCCTATGCCAGCGAGTCGAACCAGGCCGCCTTCGAACTGGCACTGGGGCGCCCGGTGCTGGATGAGTTCGCGCTCTATGCGCGGCTGGAGGAGGACTCCCGCGAGCGGCTGCGCCAGCAACTGGGGCAGTGA
- a CDS encoding TIGR04211 family SH3 domain-containing protein: MRNVAMGCAVGAALLFSAGVSAQSDHWVSDKLPTFVRSGPTDGYRIVGTLDSGDPVTVLQTQGDYTQVRGPDGDEVWIQSRFVQDTPSAQQQLPALRDKVASLTQRLDGIDDEWNQRVADLRSELASRQQQVDKLQTSNNQLSQAYSQAESKMRNMQARLDTQEEDLLMRYFMYGGGVAGAGLILGLIVPHLPRRRRKRDRWF; the protein is encoded by the coding sequence ATGCGAAATGTTGCGATGGGCTGCGCCGTGGGCGCGGCGCTTTTGTTCTCCGCCGGCGTCTCGGCGCAGAGCGACCACTGGGTCAGCGACAAGCTGCCCACCTTCGTGCGCAGTGGCCCCACCGATGGCTACCGCATCGTCGGCACCCTCGACAGCGGTGACCCGGTCACGGTGTTGCAGACCCAGGGCGACTACACCCAGGTGCGCGGCCCCGATGGCGACGAAGTCTGGATCCAGTCGCGCTTCGTGCAGGACACGCCGAGCGCCCAGCAGCAGCTGCCGGCCCTGCGTGACAAGGTCGCCAGCCTGACCCAGCGCCTCGACGGCATCGACGACGAGTGGAACCAGCGCGTGGCGGACCTGCGCAGCGAACTCGCCAGCCGCCAGCAGCAGGTCGACAAGCTGCAGACGAGCAACAACCAGCTCAGCCAGGCCTACTCCCAGGCGGAGTCCAAGATGCGCAACATGCAGGCGCGTCTGGATACCCAGGAGGAGGACCTGCTGATGCGCTACTTCATGTACGGCGGCGGGGTCGCCGGCGCGGGTCTGATCCTGGGGTTGATCGTGCCGCACCTGCCGCGTCGCCGGCGCAAGCGCGACCGCTGGTTCTGA
- a CDS encoding zinc ribbon-containing protein: MTEHQSAPQDPQERSRLSEAYERVLTRLKDGGGELSWESFQRELDEAVAFEAEFEEFTKDEMALLRAWVERDMRDFRQFLAKGGEGVASWLGIDLDVLSRRVSEALFSIADRTTIDRERFEDDLEAARADYTAGEVALPGRMSCVHCGAGVTFAQVKRLEACHACGHRYFQRDSGAPRSTAD, translated from the coding sequence ATGACGGAACATCAATCAGCGCCGCAGGACCCGCAGGAGCGTTCGCGCCTCAGTGAGGCCTATGAACGTGTCCTCACGCGGCTGAAGGATGGCGGTGGCGAACTCTCCTGGGAGAGTTTTCAGCGCGAACTCGACGAGGCGGTGGCCTTCGAGGCCGAATTCGAGGAGTTCACCAAGGACGAGATGGCCCTGCTGCGGGCCTGGGTCGAGCGTGACATGCGCGATTTTCGCCAGTTCCTGGCCAAGGGCGGCGAAGGCGTGGCGAGCTGGCTGGGTATCGACCTCGACGTGCTCTCGCGACGGGTCTCGGAGGCGCTGTTCTCGATCGCCGACCGTACCACCATCGACCGTGAGCGCTTCGAGGACGATCTCGAGGCGGCGCGCGCCGACTACACTGCCGGCGAGGTCGCCCTGCCCGGGCGCATGAGCTGTGTGCACTGCGGCGCCGGCGTCACCTTCGCTCAGGTCAAGCGTCTGGAGGCGTGCCACGCCTGCGGCCACCGCTACTTCCAGCGCGACTCGGGCGCACCGCGCTCTACGGCCGACTGA
- the miaB gene encoding tRNA (N6-isopentenyl adenosine(37)-C2)-methylthiotransferase MiaB: MTKKLFIKTHGCQMNEYDSARMADLLGESHRLEMTDDEREADVILLNTCSIREKAQEKVFHQLGRWKKLKAAKPDLVIGVGGCVASQEGENIRKRAPHVDMVFGPQTLHRLPTMLDARSKSATPIQTVDVTFPEIEKFDHLPKPKSDGATAFVSVMEGCSKYCTFCVVPYTRGEEVSRPFESVMEEVVHLAEQGVREINLLGQNVNAYRGRDAEGDEIDLAELIACVAAVEGIDRIRFTTSHPVEFSDSLIEAYAEIPELVSHLHLPVQSGSDRILAAMKRGHGRDMYIDKLERIRALRPDISFSSDFIIGFPGETDEDFAQTMDLIQRIGFDASFSFIYSKRPGTPASSLPDDTPEETKKQRLALLQTRLNQQTQQISRHMVGNVERILVTGFSPKDPGKLSGRTENNRVVNFRADDPTRLIGHFVDVSITEALPNSLRGELVSDARY; the protein is encoded by the coding sequence ATGACGAAGAAGCTCTTCATCAAGACGCACGGCTGCCAGATGAACGAGTACGACTCCGCCCGCATGGCGGATTTGCTCGGTGAGTCCCACCGCCTCGAGATGACCGACGACGAGCGTGAAGCGGACGTCATCCTGCTGAATACCTGCTCGATCCGCGAGAAGGCGCAGGAGAAGGTGTTCCATCAGCTCGGCCGCTGGAAGAAGCTGAAGGCCGCCAAGCCCGACCTGGTGATCGGCGTGGGCGGCTGCGTGGCCAGCCAGGAAGGCGAGAACATCCGCAAGCGCGCACCGCACGTCGACATGGTGTTCGGTCCGCAGACCCTGCACCGGCTGCCGACGATGCTCGACGCGCGCAGCAAGAGCGCGACGCCGATCCAGACGGTGGACGTCACCTTCCCCGAGATCGAGAAGTTCGACCACCTGCCCAAGCCCAAGTCCGACGGCGCCACCGCCTTCGTCTCGGTGATGGAGGGGTGTTCGAAGTACTGCACCTTCTGCGTGGTGCCCTACACCCGTGGCGAGGAGGTCTCGCGCCCGTTCGAGTCGGTGATGGAAGAGGTGGTGCATCTGGCCGAACAAGGCGTGCGCGAGATCAACCTGCTGGGGCAGAACGTCAACGCCTATCGCGGCCGCGACGCCGAGGGCGACGAGATCGACCTGGCCGAGCTGATCGCCTGCGTGGCCGCCGTCGAGGGCATCGACCGTATCCGCTTCACCACCTCGCACCCGGTGGAGTTCTCCGACAGCCTGATCGAGGCCTACGCCGAGATCCCCGAGCTGGTCAGCCATCTGCATCTACCGGTGCAGTCCGGCTCCGATCGCATCCTGGCGGCGATGAAACGCGGCCACGGCCGCGACATGTACATCGACAAGCTAGAGCGTATCCGCGCCCTGCGCCCGGACATCAGCTTCTCCTCGGACTTCATCATCGGCTTTCCCGGCGAGACCGACGAGGATTTCGCCCAGACGATGGATCTGATCCAGCGCATCGGTTTCGACGCCTCGTTCAGCTTCATCTACTCCAAGCGCCCGGGCACCCCGGCCTCCTCACTACCCGACGACACGCCGGAGGAGACCAAGAAGCAGCGCCTGGCACTGCTGCAGACCCGTCTCAATCAGCAGACCCAGCAGATCAGCCGGCACATGGTCGGCAACGTCGAGCGCATCCTGGTCACCGGCTTCTCGCCCAAGGACCCGGGCAAGCTCTCCGGGCGCACCGAGAACAACCGCGTGGTCAACTTCCGCGCCGACGACCCGACCCGCCTGATCGGCCATTTCGTCGACGTCTCGATCACCGAGGCGCTGCCCAACTCGCTGCGCGGCGAGCTGGTCTCCGACGCCCGCTATTGA